Proteins from a single region of Apium graveolens cultivar Ventura chromosome 7, ASM990537v1, whole genome shotgun sequence:
- the LOC141673497 gene encoding uncharacterized protein LOC141673497, whose product MFNGTGYANWKRSMIIGLTAKNKMCFVDGTLAKPVITSEEYKSWCRCNSMIIGWIISVLEPQIAASILYVDSAREIWLDLEERYGQATSAQVYALQQEVFQTAQDNLHIAEYYTQLKKLWDEL is encoded by the coding sequence ATGTTTAATGGTACTGGTTATGCGAATTGGAAACGGTCCATGATTATTGGACTTACTGCTAAGAACAAGATGTGTTTCGTTGATGGAACTCTTGCTAAACCTGTGATTACGTCTGAAGAGTACAAATCCTGGTGTAGATGCAATAGTATGATAATTGGATGGATAATTTCAGTTTTAGAACCACAAATTGCTGCAAGTATCTTGTATGTGGATAGTGCTAGAGAGATATGGTTGGATCTGGAAGAAAGGTATGGTCAGGCCACTTCTGCACAGGTTTATGCTCTTCAACAAGAAGTGTTTCAGACGGCTCAGGACAACTTGCATATAGCTGAGTATTACACACAATTAAAGAAGCTATGGGATGAGCTTTGA
- the LOC141673498 gene encoding uncharacterized protein LOC141673498, whose protein sequence is MLAYGAETVVPVKISHSSLRIQAYNAEENEEGQRLALNLIDEVRDAAHAKIVEYQKNASFYYNLRVKERFFNQGELVLRKVEASGVGQKGKLAPNWEGPYKVKSVQGSETYKLETMEGKEIPQTWHAQNLKAYYL, encoded by the coding sequence ATGCTAGCTTACGGAGCAGAAACAGTTGTTCCTGTGAAAATATCCCACTCGTCTCTTAGAATCCAAGCATACAATGCTGAGGAAAacgaggaagggcaaaggttagccctgaACTTGATAGATGAAGTACGAGATGCAGCTCATGcgaagatagtagaatatcaaaAAAATGCCTCCTTTTACTATAACCTAAGGGTGAAAGAAAGATTCTTTAATCAAGGAGAATTGGTCCTAcggaaggtggaagcttccggAGTAGGACAGAAGGGAAaactcgccccaaattgggaagggccatataaggtTAAGAGTGTTCAAGGAAGTGAAACTTACAAGTTGGAAACCATGGAAGGAAAAGAAATACCTCagacttggcatgctcaaaacctgaaagCTTACTACCTATAG